A region of Maridesulfovibrio sp. DNA encodes the following proteins:
- a CDS encoding MerR family transcriptional regulator: protein MVKTSSGITVGRLAKKYGLSRSTLLYYDSIGLLSPSAHMKGEYRSYGVEDEKRLAQICHYRKAGIPLKEIKVILDSPASGISGVLEARLKELNEEISSLHAQREFISGILKSSPHVQSSKMDKAAWTEVLRSSGFSEKDMQDWHKAFERTHPDQHQQFLEYLHIPDDEIRLIRKWSAGPQRIIKVKQISEKYMELFLNFFDTLAKLGPGSPETTKKALSMVRGLPEKSKVLNVGCGTGIETLALCEGTDMELTALDNRPAVLDVLKTEAGKAGFTDRISIVLGDMNEMDYDAESFDMIWCEGAIFITGFENGVSKWQKFLKPNGYICLSELAWLSDERPEEAVQFFQNIYSEMKSVRGNIEIMERHGYEVTGYFIEPESDWWDTYYAEVQRNLPGYTDANKDNSEMNALAENIKREMEIMRKYGHAVGYVFYVARKK, encoded by the coding sequence ATGGTTAAAACATCATCAGGAATTACTGTGGGGCGACTGGCTAAGAAGTACGGCCTTTCGCGCAGCACGTTGCTTTATTATGATTCAATCGGGCTTCTTTCCCCATCGGCTCATATGAAGGGTGAGTACCGTTCGTATGGAGTGGAAGATGAAAAGCGTCTGGCCCAGATCTGCCATTATCGTAAGGCCGGCATACCGCTCAAGGAGATCAAGGTGATACTTGATTCCCCGGCAAGCGGGATCTCCGGGGTACTGGAAGCGCGGTTAAAGGAGCTTAACGAGGAGATTTCTTCGTTGCATGCGCAGCGGGAGTTCATTTCCGGTATCCTGAAAAGTTCTCCGCATGTGCAATCCTCAAAAATGGATAAGGCCGCATGGACTGAGGTGCTACGGTCTTCCGGGTTCAGCGAGAAAGACATGCAGGACTGGCACAAGGCCTTTGAACGTACTCATCCGGATCAGCATCAGCAGTTTCTGGAGTATCTGCACATTCCTGACGATGAAATACGTCTGATCCGCAAATGGTCTGCAGGACCGCAACGGATCATCAAAGTGAAGCAAATAAGTGAGAAATATATGGAATTATTCTTAAATTTTTTCGACACATTGGCAAAGCTGGGGCCCGGAAGCCCGGAGACAACAAAGAAAGCCCTGAGCATGGTTCGTGGTTTACCGGAAAAGTCCAAGGTTCTTAACGTCGGTTGTGGAACCGGTATTGAGACACTCGCCTTGTGTGAAGGGACCGACATGGAATTAACCGCCCTCGACAACCGCCCGGCTGTGTTGGATGTGTTAAAGACCGAGGCAGGCAAGGCAGGCTTTACAGATCGCATCTCAATCGTTCTCGGTGATATGAACGAGATGGATTATGATGCCGAATCATTTGACATGATCTGGTGCGAAGGGGCCATCTTCATCACAGGATTCGAGAACGGCGTTTCCAAGTGGCAGAAGTTTCTCAAGCCGAATGGTTACATCTGTTTGAGTGAACTGGCATGGCTCAGTGATGAACGTCCCGAGGAAGCGGTGCAGTTTTTCCAGAATATCTATTCTGAGATGAAGTCCGTACGTGGCAATATCGAGATCATGGAAAGGCATGGTTATGAAGTAACCGGATATTTCATAGAGCCTGAATCCGACTGGTGGGATACGTATTACGCAGAAGTACAGCGCAACCTGCCCGGATATACCGATGCCAATAAGGACAATTCCGAGATGAATGCTCTGGCTGAAAACATTAAGCGCGAGATGGAAATTATGCGCAAGTATGGACATGCGGTTGGGTATGTCTTTTACGTGGCGCGTAAAAAATAA
- a CDS encoding AMP-binding protein yields MEKQKYGSYEEFCAEYKVEVPDNYNFAFDCVDAIAADDPSRPAMIHIGPDGTRTEKDFDFFSRKSARLANALSKAGVEKGDRIMIILYRRIDWWVSMLACHKIGAVPVPSPNLLTVKDIEFRVNFAKIKGIIAEDSVADRADEAQKKCPSLKVMVQAGDGDLHDGWLDFETVCDEASDSFPRPADCAGGDDPLLIFFSSGTTGQPKMVEHTHNYPLGHYVTGAHWHDLEPGNIHLTLADTGWGKAVWGKYYGQWMAGAVVFVWDFRGKFEPSELLRVLAENKVTSFCAPPTVYRFMIREDLTKYDLSALTHCTTAGELLNASVFEAWKEATGLPLYEGYGQTESVLQIATFPNMTPKPGSIGKPCPGWDITLIDTEGNVCAPGEEGQICVKLDPRPVGLFTGYLDEPQKTANVMVDGYYQTGDKAWMDEDGYYWFLGRTDDLIKSSGYRIGPFEVESALITHDAIVEAAVTGVPCDVRGQAVKATVVLASGYEASDELTKELQNHVKKVTAPYKYPRVIDYVSELPKTISGKIKRAEIRAKDEADAKA; encoded by the coding sequence ATGGAAAAGCAGAAATACGGCTCTTACGAAGAGTTCTGTGCCGAATACAAGGTTGAGGTTCCTGATAATTACAACTTTGCTTTTGATTGTGTGGACGCAATAGCTGCAGACGATCCCAGTCGTCCGGCAATGATTCATATCGGTCCCGACGGCACTCGTACTGAAAAAGATTTTGACTTTTTTTCCAGGAAGTCAGCACGTCTTGCCAATGCACTGAGTAAGGCAGGAGTGGAAAAGGGCGACCGGATAATGATTATCCTCTACCGCCGTATTGACTGGTGGGTGTCCATGCTGGCTTGCCACAAAATCGGTGCCGTACCCGTTCCTTCCCCGAACCTGCTTACCGTGAAGGACATTGAATTCCGGGTGAATTTTGCCAAGATCAAAGGTATCATCGCCGAAGATTCCGTGGCTGACCGTGCTGATGAAGCACAGAAGAAATGCCCCTCTCTAAAGGTTATGGTTCAGGCCGGTGATGGCGATCTGCATGACGGCTGGCTTGATTTCGAAACCGTCTGTGATGAAGCTTCAGATTCTTTTCCCCGCCCGGCAGATTGCGCAGGCGGTGATGATCCCCTGCTCATCTTTTTCTCTTCCGGTACCACCGGACAGCCGAAGATGGTCGAGCATACCCATAATTACCCATTGGGCCACTATGTGACAGGTGCCCACTGGCATGATCTTGAACCCGGAAATATTCACCTTACCCTCGCCGATACCGGTTGGGGAAAGGCTGTCTGGGGCAAGTATTACGGCCAGTGGATGGCCGGGGCAGTAGTTTTTGTCTGGGATTTCCGCGGCAAGTTCGAACCTTCGGAGTTGCTTCGTGTCCTTGCTGAAAACAAGGTTACCAGCTTCTGCGCACCGCCTACGGTTTACCGTTTCATGATCCGCGAAGACCTTACCAAATATGACCTTTCCGCACTTACTCACTGCACTACCGCAGGTGAGCTGCTTAACGCTTCAGTGTTTGAGGCATGGAAGGAAGCCACTGGGCTGCCTTTATATGAAGGTTATGGGCAGACCGAATCAGTGCTCCAGATTGCAACCTTCCCGAACATGACTCCTAAGCCGGGCTCCATCGGCAAGCCTTGTCCGGGTTGGGATATCACCCTCATTGATACTGAAGGCAATGTCTGCGCTCCCGGTGAGGAAGGGCAGATCTGCGTTAAACTCGATCCCCGTCCTGTAGGCTTGTTCACCGGATACCTTGACGAACCGCAGAAGACTGCAAATGTCATGGTTGACGGTTATTATCAGACCGGTGACAAGGCATGGATGGACGAAGACGGTTACTATTGGTTTCTTGGCCGTACCGATGACCTGATCAAGAGTTCCGGGTACCGCATCGGACCCTTCGAAGTCGAATCCGCACTGATCACCCATGATGCCATCGTTGAAGCCGCTGTGACCGGTGTTCCCTGCGATGTTCGCGGTCAGGCTGTAAAAGCCACTGTTGTTCTTGCTTCCGGCTACGAAGCCAGCGATGAGTTGACCAAGGAGCTGCAGAACCACGTCAAGAAAGTCACCGCGCCCTATAAGTATCCGCGTGTTATCGATTACGTAAGTGAGCTGCCCAAGACCATCAGCGGCAAGATCAAACGTGCAGAGATCCGCGCCAAGGATGAGGCTGACGCAAAGGCATAA
- a CDS encoding YccF domain-containing protein, whose product MRTLGNILWYFPFFGFVNAIMFFLLGSLLVLTVVASPLGLGLIQYSKFLFAPFSWSMVSKEDLNVESNPAWEAYSIIIMILWIPFGVIFALITICQIVGLAISIVGIPVALVLAKSLRTIFNPVGMVCVPAVVANEVQRRKDEDAIDKHIR is encoded by the coding sequence ATGAGAACACTCGGAAACATCCTGTGGTATTTCCCTTTCTTCGGATTCGTAAACGCGATCATGTTCTTTCTGCTAGGCTCATTGCTGGTTCTGACCGTAGTCGCCTCTCCGCTCGGTCTGGGGCTGATTCAGTACAGTAAGTTCCTGTTCGCGCCCTTCAGTTGGTCTATGGTCTCCAAAGAGGACCTCAATGTGGAATCCAATCCCGCTTGGGAAGCTTATTCCATAATCATCATGATCCTCTGGATTCCTTTCGGGGTCATTTTCGCGCTGATTACCATCTGTCAGATAGTAGGTTTGGCAATATCAATTGTGGGTATCCCGGTAGCTTTGGTGCTGGCAAAGTCCCTGCGGACCATCTTCAATCCCGTAGGCATGGTCTGCGTACCCGCAGTTGTTGCGAATGAAGTGCAGCGGCGCAAGGATGAGGATGCTATTGATAAGCATATCCGCTAG